In Glycine max cultivar Williams 82 chromosome 7, Glycine_max_v4.0, whole genome shotgun sequence, a single window of DNA contains:
- the LOC100500539 gene encoding uncharacterized protein LOC100500539 precursor: MASLRFLFLASFFIVLSLSINIGEVQGANRKLLAPTFPDLGNIPGLEYPPLPPITNWPEYRLPSYLRPNYPAIPASYYRYTPPAKTTTITSSKP, encoded by the coding sequence atggcCTCTCTCCGTTTTCTCTTCTTAGCTTCTTTCTTCATTGTTTTGTCACTTTCCATCAACATTGGTGAGGTCCAAGGGGCAAATAGAAAACTTTTGGCACCAACATTTCCTGACCTAGGGAACATTCCTGGCCTGGAATATCCTCCTCTCCCCCCAATCACCAATTGGCCAGAATACAGGTTGCCATCATACTTAAGACCTAATTACCCCGCAATTCCTGCAAGTTATTACCGTTACACTCCACCTGCGAAAACAACCACAATCACATCTTCCAAGCCTTGA
- the LOC100811341 gene encoding ESX-1 secretion-associated protein EspE, which yields MASSKPFITAFLLLVTFSSMSLSLASSRHLLQTTTTPNLPGTPTLPNPTTLPPLPSNPTLPQGNVPPLPTMPTLPSLPSIFPTLPSLNLPPLPASSFPKMPSIPTNIPSFPFFSPPPSTSIP from the coding sequence ATGGCCTCAAGCAAACCCTTCATCACTGCTTTCCTTCTTCTTGTGACCTTCTCAAGCATGAGTTTGAGCCTAGCATCATCTCGTCACCTCTTGCAAACAACCACAACGCCAAATTTGCCTGGCACTCCCACTTTGCCTAACCCAACAACACTGCCACCTTTGCCTTCAAACCCTACACTGCCTCAGGGCAATGTTCCCCCTTTGCCCACTATGCCAACTCTTCCATCACTTCCTTCCATTTTCCCAACACTCCCTTCCCTCAATCTCCCTCCATTGCCAGCCTCTTCATTCCCCAAAATGCCCTCAATCCCAACCAATATCCCCTCCTTCCCTTTCTTCTCCCCACCACCTTCAACCTCTATCCCTTGA